A section of the Amblyomma americanum isolate KBUSLIRL-KWMA chromosome 2, ASM5285725v1, whole genome shotgun sequence genome encodes:
- the ND-SGDH gene encoding NADH dehydrogenase (ubiquinone) SGDH subunit, with translation MAVLSVLRVARNSVPLLTRKPAQTGQLCSVRHSEHMAITPSRFAWNLWKDHAHFYFLLGIIPLSLLVLYVNVFIGPPKLADIPEDYEPKHWEYYDHPIKQFFAKYFMENPQQVYEKRMHILQIEHEKVQLRKLQAKVEKLIKERGDYQAWYFVPYDSKYTKYYQEKAREIDFYSKTV, from the exons ATGGCTGTGCTGAGTGTTCTGCGAGTTGCGAGAAATTCTGTCCCTCTTCTGACGAGAAAGCCAGCCCAGACTGGGCAGCTATGTTCAG TGAGGCATTCGGAGCACATGGCCATCACGCCTTCTAGGTTTGCTTGGAACCTGTGGAAGGATCATGCGCACTTCTACTTTCTCCTTGGTATCATCCCACTCAGCCTCTTGGTCCTGTATGTCAACGTGTTCATCGGACCACCAAAACTTGCCGATATACCAGAAGACTATGAACCGAAACACTGGGAATACTATGAT CACCCAATCAAGCAATTCTTCGCCAAGTACTTCATGGAAAACCCGCAGCAGGTATACGAGAAGAGGATGCATATTCTGCAGATCGAACATGAGAAGGTTCAGCTGAG GAAACTCCAAGCTAAAGTTGAGAAATTGATTAAGGAACGTGGCGACTACCAGGCCTGGTACTTTGTACCGTATGACAGCAAGTACACGAAGTACTACCAAGAGAAGGCGAGAGAAATCGACTTCTATAGCAAGACGGTCTGA
- the LOC144120751 gene encoding sperm-associated antigen 7 homolog yields the protein MADLLGSILNSMDKPPTVGDKQKKLLQKQRDEHLKREAEEKEKLRKFRDQVEDKINKFIQDPEKQKHKFAPMSKVHRTIIHDVADIAGLTAFSFGEEEVDRYVMIFKKEFAPSDDELAAYRKGEEWNPEKAKVAARERELAAAALAEQAKQSGQESTPQNDYHEKYEKLLGRESGKEAAKITTPNKQFGFVPSQNKRDVRTIEQALADIRAKKKQKTDGPSSEKSEQE from the exons ATGGCGGATCTCCTAGGTTCGATTTTGAATTCTATGGACAAACCACCAACTGTGGGCGACAAACAAAAAAAGCTTTTGCAGA AACAGCGTGATGAGCACCTGAAGCGCGAAGCCGAAGAGAAAGAGAAGTTGAGAAAGTTCCGAGATCAG GTCGAGGACAAGATCAACAAGTTTATTCAAGACCCagagaaacaaaaacacaagttCGCGCCAATGTCAAAAGTTCACCGAACAATCAT ccatgATGTTGCAGACATTGCCGGCCTAACAGCCTTTTCATTTGGGGAGGAAGAAGTGGATCGTTACGTAATGATATTCAAGAAG GAGTTTGCACCATCGGATGATGAGCTGGCAGCCTACCGGAAAGGAGAAGAGTGGAATCCCGAAAAGGCCAAAGTTGCTGCCAGGGAAAGG GAGCTTGCCGCTGCAGCACTAGCAGAACAGGCCAAGCAGTCGGGCCAGGAAAGTACACCCCAGAATGACTACCACGAGAAGTATGAGAAACTGCTTGGCCGAGAAAGTGGGAAGGAAGCAGCGAAGATCACTACCCCCAACAAGCAGTTTGGCTTTG TGCCCAGCCAGAACAAAAGGGATGTCAGGACCATCGAACAAGCACTGGCAGACATCCGTGCCAAGAAGAAGCAAAAAACTGATGGCCCTAGTTCAGAAAAATCTGAACAGGAatga